In the Chryseobacterium sp. MYb264 genome, one interval contains:
- a CDS encoding helix-turn-helix transcriptional regulator: MYRYRLLKSAFLWIVVSLISGAAFGQTTYRKQIDSINKIIDKSYVYGISNPDLFLKNASMLYYLSYEAKDSKGMISALFEEAKMYITMGEWDMALTKVNQGITLADQENDYNMLTRFFLLHQKLLLDLDHLNASKMVLAKAEEYNELVESLDDRRINHVFILLAQADLIVIKDDHADQNQIIKIKKNALQEARRVSSVNIYKNTAEVCALGSLSWSLSFLKDLSAAKKYTGMMDKKTMQYQSEALTVLNLMTKGKIQNAEQNYPQAIEYLTKALKDSGREKNFITLLKIYPMISESYVGMKDYENSTLYATKYKNLIDSVDILKKRSGDINFLNKINYKIFTLETRKRKAVRYYLPIGLMVILTMLGLLYYRKRMIIKRNEDSIKNTEKTTLEKQSETTKVLVQLAKEDIKTFHVEFQKVYPTFYKILKERYPDLNISDLNFCSLIKMSFSIKEISQYTRCTIRAAEARRYRINKKLDINNQNDLYYIISLIN; the protein is encoded by the coding sequence ATGTACAGGTATAGATTATTGAAAAGTGCTTTTTTATGGATTGTCGTGTCTCTGATCTCAGGGGCTGCCTTCGGGCAAACAACATATAGAAAACAAATTGACAGCATCAATAAAATTATTGATAAGAGTTATGTATACGGTATTTCCAATCCCGATCTTTTTCTTAAAAATGCTTCGATGCTCTATTACCTTTCTTATGAGGCCAAAGATTCAAAGGGTATGATTTCGGCTTTGTTTGAAGAAGCTAAAATGTATATTACAATGGGGGAGTGGGATATGGCACTCACAAAAGTTAACCAGGGAATAACGCTTGCGGATCAGGAAAATGATTATAATATGCTCACACGCTTTTTTCTTCTTCATCAAAAGCTTCTTTTAGACCTGGATCATCTAAACGCTTCAAAGATGGTTCTTGCGAAAGCCGAGGAGTATAATGAGCTGGTTGAGTCATTGGATGACCGCCGTATCAATCATGTATTTATCTTATTGGCACAGGCAGATCTCATCGTGATAAAAGATGATCATGCAGATCAGAATCAGATTATAAAAATTAAAAAAAATGCTTTGCAGGAAGCAAGAAGGGTATCTTCTGTGAATATTTATAAAAATACGGCTGAAGTTTGTGCTCTGGGCTCTCTGAGCTGGTCACTCAGCTTTTTAAAAGACCTTAGTGCCGCAAAAAAGTACACCGGAATGATGGATAAAAAAACCATGCAGTACCAAAGTGAGGCTCTTACCGTCCTTAATCTGATGACAAAGGGAAAAATACAGAATGCAGAACAGAACTATCCCCAGGCCATTGAATATCTTACGAAAGCGCTCAAAGATTCAGGGAGGGAAAAGAATTTCATCACTTTGCTGAAAATCTATCCTATGATTTCAGAATCCTATGTCGGAATGAAAGATTATGAAAATTCAACATTGTATGCGACAAAATATAAAAATTTGATTGACAGTGTTGATATCCTTAAAAAAAGATCCGGCGATATTAATTTTTTGAATAAAATAAATTATAAGATTTTCACTTTGGAAACCAGGAAAAGAAAAGCAGTCCGGTATTACCTTCCCATAGGCCTGATGGTGATACTGACTATGTTAGGACTTTTATACTACAGGAAGCGAATGATCATAAAAAGAAATGAAGATAGTATAAAAAATACAGAAAAAACTACTTTAGAAAAGCAATCAGAGACTACAAAAGTTCTGGTGCAGCTTGCTAAAGAGGATATTAAAACGTTTCACGTTGAGTTTCAAAAAGTGTATCCTACTTTCTATAAAATACTGAAGGAAAGATATCCTGATCTTAATATCTCTGATCTTAATTTCTGCTCCCTTATCAAAATGAGTTTCAGTATTAAAGAAATTTCACAGTATACCAGATGTACCATAAGAGCTGCTGAGGCCAGGAGATACCGAATTAATAAAAAACTGGATATCAACAATCAGAATGATCTGTATTATATAATATCTTTAATTAACTGA
- a CDS encoding GAF domain-containing protein: MSELKKRLSSILESPKHNTEEKLQKVCHLLDQEIFYFNWTGFYFKNGDKNELKLGPYVGAPTDHEIIPYGKGICGQVAVSNETFVVPDVHEESNYLSCSIDTKAEIVVPIFKDGVNIGQIDIDSHTIDPFTAEDRELLEWLCVEVGKIIS; the protein is encoded by the coding sequence ATGTCAGAATTAAAGAAAAGACTTTCATCTATTCTTGAAAGTCCTAAACATAATACAGAAGAAAAGCTTCAGAAAGTATGCCATCTGCTTGATCAGGAAATTTTCTATTTCAACTGGACTGGTTTTTATTTTAAAAATGGAGATAAGAATGAGCTGAAACTGGGACCTTACGTAGGCGCACCCACTGACCATGAAATTATTCCTTACGGAAAAGGGATTTGCGGGCAGGTGGCTGTGTCCAATGAAACATTTGTAGTTCCCGATGTACACGAAGAGAGCAACTATTTAAGCTGTTCCATCGATACCAAAGCTGAAATTGTTGTTCCTATTTTCAAAGATGGAGTGAATATCGGGCAAATCGATATCGACTCTCATACGATCGATCCGTTTACAGCGGAAGACCGGGAACTGTTGGAATGGCTCTGCGTCGAAGTCGGTAAAATCATATCGTAA
- a CDS encoding TonB-dependent receptor, translating to MYQKLTPKQKALTINLDPTIYGTFAEIGAGQETVRHFFRAGGASGTIAKAMSAYDKDFSDAIYGKEVKNRYVTQNRLRKMLRYEVALIEERISRENNPNRKFFSYANTVTTINFDKTVRGHGWVGIRFQVKENEDYNEIVIHVKFKENDATLQQETLGNLGVNLIFGAFTYFDNPRRLIESLYDDVAKDNLEIDMIDFSGPAFSYVDNRLMSLQLVKNGMTDAVIFNSEGNNMLPADVLYKKNIFAVRGSFRPVTKVNIDMLKNGMDMFLKDAACTHEETEVLIEITISNLRADGDIDERDFLDRVDVLGRLGYTVIISNYSEYYRLIDYFASYTSGNIGVAMGVNNLLMVFDEKYYKNLSGGILEAFGKFFRNGMRVYLYPYKDPETHELLNSETLKVEENLKELYKYFKLNNRIVDIESHTPEYLEIYSRDILKKIACNIKGWETQLPEGVAEMIKERGMFGYKEELSLKQFS from the coding sequence ATGTATCAGAAACTAACTCCTAAACAAAAAGCATTAACAATTAATCTAGATCCTACTATTTATGGTACTTTCGCAGAAATTGGAGCAGGGCAGGAGACCGTCCGACACTTTTTTAGAGCAGGGGGCGCTTCAGGTACAATTGCTAAAGCGATGTCTGCTTATGACAAAGATTTTAGTGATGCGATCTACGGAAAGGAAGTAAAAAACAGGTATGTTACCCAAAACAGACTTCGTAAAATGCTTCGCTATGAAGTGGCTTTAATTGAAGAAAGAATTTCCAGAGAAAACAATCCAAACAGAAAGTTTTTTTCTTACGCTAATACGGTAACTACCATTAATTTCGACAAAACGGTAAGAGGCCATGGTTGGGTAGGAATTCGTTTTCAGGTAAAAGAAAATGAGGATTATAATGAAATCGTGATCCACGTCAAATTCAAGGAAAATGATGCCACCCTTCAGCAGGAAACGCTGGGTAATCTTGGGGTGAATCTTATCTTTGGGGCTTTCACTTATTTTGACAATCCGAGGAGGCTTATTGAATCTCTCTATGATGATGTGGCGAAAGACAATCTTGAAATTGATATGATCGACTTCAGCGGACCGGCATTTTCCTATGTTGATAACAGGCTGATGTCTTTACAGCTGGTAAAAAACGGAATGACAGATGCTGTAATTTTTAATTCTGAAGGAAATAATATGCTTCCGGCAGATGTTTTATACAAAAAAAATATTTTCGCGGTGAGGGGAAGCTTCAGACCCGTAACAAAAGTGAATATTGACATGCTGAAAAACGGGATGGACATGTTCCTGAAGGATGCAGCCTGCACACACGAAGAAACAGAAGTTCTGATTGAGATTACCATTTCCAACCTCCGGGCGGATGGTGATATTGATGAAAGAGATTTCTTAGACCGCGTAGACGTTCTGGGCAGATTAGGCTATACGGTTATTATCTCCAATTACTCGGAATACTACCGACTGATTGATTATTTTGCGTCTTATACAAGTGGGAATATTGGTGTAGCGATGGGAGTAAATAATCTTTTGATGGTCTTCGACGAAAAATATTATAAAAACCTTTCAGGAGGAATACTTGAAGCATTCGGAAAATTCTTCAGAAACGGAATGAGGGTCTACCTCTACCCTTATAAAGACCCTGAAACTCATGAATTATTAAATTCTGAAACCCTTAAAGTGGAGGAAAATCTTAAAGAATTGTATAAATATTTCAAGCTGAACAACAGGATTGTGGATATTGAAAGCCATACTCCGGAATACCTGGAAATCTATTCAAGAGATATATTAAAGAAAATTGCCTGCAATATCAAAGGCTGGGAAACACAGCTTCCTGAAGGAGTGGCAGAAATGATTAAGGAGCGAGGAATGTTCGGGTACAAGGAAGAACTTTCATTAAAACAATTCTCTTAA
- a CDS encoding MBL fold metallo-hydrolase, with the protein MKLKFLGTGTSQGVPVIGCTCEVCISDNPKDKRLRSSAMITTDQHKKILIDCGPDFRQQMLVNKEDTVDVALITHEHNDHVIGLDDMRPLIFKTGKNMPLYCYQRVGAEVKKRFPYAFADIRYPGAPAFDLHEIENAPFTVLDTEITPVEVIHYKITAFGYKCKNLAYITDAGFILDAEKEKLRNLDVLILNCIRKFDPHPAHFILPDVIKLFEELQPKKLFLTHISHHLGLHDIEDKQLPSGMHLAYDGLEINF; encoded by the coding sequence ATGAAGTTGAAATTTTTAGGAACCGGAACTTCGCAGGGTGTACCCGTTATAGGCTGCACTTGTGAAGTATGTATTTCTGATAATCCAAAGGATAAACGTCTTCGCTCTTCCGCTATGATTACCACCGATCAGCATAAAAAGATCCTGATCGACTGTGGTCCTGATTTTAGGCAGCAGATGCTTGTAAACAAAGAAGATACGGTAGATGTTGCTCTTATTACTCATGAGCATAATGATCATGTTATAGGTCTTGATGATATGCGTCCGCTGATTTTTAAAACCGGAAAAAATATGCCTCTCTACTGTTACCAAAGGGTAGGAGCAGAGGTGAAAAAAAGATTTCCCTACGCTTTTGCTGATATACGCTATCCGGGAGCGCCTGCTTTTGACCTGCATGAAATAGAAAATGCTCCTTTTACTGTACTGGATACAGAGATCACACCCGTAGAAGTTATTCATTATAAAATTACAGCGTTCGGATATAAATGTAAGAACCTCGCATACATTACAGATGCGGGTTTTATTTTAGATGCGGAAAAGGAAAAATTAAGAAATCTTGATGTTTTAATTTTAAACTGTATCAGGAAATTTGATCCACATCCGGCGCATTTTATCCTTCCAGATGTAATAAAATTGTTTGAAGAGCTACAACCTAAAAAATTATTTTTAACTCACATCAGTCATCATTTAGGGTTGCATGATATTGAAGATAAACAACTTCCATCCGGAATGCATCTTGCCTACGATGGTTTGGAGATAAATTTCTGA